A section of the Leminorella richardii genome encodes:
- a CDS encoding transcriptional regulator YeiL, translating into MKEVQDDVLKQQLINDSGYKAQFSVDVVRNTRLFYIAAGDYIVKEGSQPSYLFYLARGRAKLYATLPNGRISLIDFFCAPCFIGEIELVNKDHAPRAVQSIEECWCLALPMKPFRPQLLNDATFLRNLCVALSHKNYRNIVSLTQNQSFPLVNRLAAFILLTQHSDQYREKHTQAAEYMGVSYRHLLYVIAQFTRDGLLLKQKSGYAIINKPMLTALALEMDPENNFTDLLYRVTL; encoded by the coding sequence ATGAAAGAAGTCCAAGATGACGTTCTCAAGCAGCAATTGATTAACGACTCTGGTTATAAAGCCCAGTTTTCTGTAGACGTTGTGCGTAATACTCGGCTGTTCTACATCGCAGCTGGAGACTACATCGTGAAGGAGGGAAGCCAGCCGTCCTATCTGTTTTACCTTGCTCGCGGCCGAGCCAAGCTTTACGCCACATTACCGAATGGCCGGATTTCCCTAATCGACTTTTTTTGCGCCCCCTGTTTTATTGGCGAGATAGAATTAGTGAATAAAGACCACGCCCCGAGAGCCGTTCAGTCTATTGAAGAATGCTGGTGTCTGGCGCTGCCCATGAAGCCGTTTCGGCCTCAGCTATTAAACGATGCAACTTTTCTGCGCAATCTTTGTGTCGCCTTGAGCCACAAGAACTACCGTAATATTGTCTCACTCACACAGAATCAGTCGTTTCCTTTAGTGAATCGACTGGCGGCCTTTATTTTGCTTACTCAGCACAGTGACCAATATCGCGAAAAACACACTCAGGCGGCGGAATATATGGGAGTTTCATATCGCCACCTGCTGTACGTTATCGCCCAATTCACGCGAGATGGCCTGCTGCTAAAGCAAAAAAGCGGCTATGCCATTATCAATAAACCCATGCTCACGGCGCTCGCCCTTGAGATGGATCCAGAGAATAACTTCACCGACCTGTTGTATCGCGTCACGCTCTAG
- the rihB gene encoding ribosylpyrimidine nucleosidase, translating into MEKRKIILDCDPGHDDAIAIMLAAKHPSIDLLGITIVAGNQTLDKTLVNGLNVCQTLNIDVPVYAGMPQPIMRQQIVADNIHGESGLDGPVFAPLTREAESTHAVKYIIDTLMASDGDITLVPVGPLTNIAVAMRMQPAILPKIREIVLMGGAYGTGNFTPSAEFNIYADPEAARVVFTSGVPLVMMGLDLTNQTVCTADVIARMERAGGPAGQLFSDIMNFTLKTQYENYGLAGGPVHDATCIGYLIHPQGITTKDMYVEIDVNSGPCYGRTVCDELGVLGKPANAKVGITIDTKWFWNLVEECVRMYI; encoded by the coding sequence ATGGAAAAGAGAAAGATTATTCTGGATTGCGATCCGGGTCATGATGATGCAATTGCCATCATGTTGGCGGCAAAACACCCGTCTATTGACCTATTAGGGATCACCATTGTTGCTGGAAATCAAACGTTGGATAAAACCTTAGTCAATGGATTAAACGTGTGCCAAACGTTGAATATTGATGTGCCGGTTTATGCCGGGATGCCGCAGCCCATCATGAGACAGCAGATAGTGGCGGATAATATTCACGGTGAATCAGGATTGGATGGCCCAGTATTTGCGCCACTCACTCGTGAAGCGGAAAGTACTCACGCGGTTAAATATATTATTGATACGCTGATGGCAAGCGACGGTGATATTACTCTGGTGCCCGTCGGCCCGCTGACCAATATTGCCGTTGCGATGCGCATGCAGCCCGCCATTTTACCAAAGATTCGTGAAATCGTACTGATGGGAGGAGCCTACGGTACGGGCAACTTTACGCCTTCTGCAGAATTCAATATCTATGCTGACCCTGAAGCGGCTCGCGTTGTCTTTACCTCCGGTGTGCCGCTGGTGATGATGGGATTAGATTTGACCAACCAAACCGTCTGTACTGCTGACGTTATCGCTCGAATGGAAAGGGCGGGCGGCCCCGCCGGTCAGTTATTCAGCGACATCATGAATTTTACCCTCAAAACGCAATACGAAAACTATGGTCTGGCGGGCGGCCCAGTACACGATGCTACCTGCATCGGATACCTCATTCATCCACAGGGCATCACTACGAAGGATATGTACGTTGAAATCGATGTGAACAGCGGCCCGTGCTATGGACGTACCGTGTGCGACGAGCTGGGCGTTCTTGGAAAACCGGCCAATGCGAAAGTGGGCATTACCATTGACACCAAGTGGTTTTGGAACCTCGTGGAAGAGTGCGTGCGGATGTATATCTGA